Proteins encoded in a region of the Brevundimonas vesicularis genome:
- a CDS encoding bifunctional diaminohydroxyphosphoribosylaminopyrimidine deaminase/5-amino-6-(5-phosphoribosylamino)uracil reductase RibD translates to MSWSEADQAFMAQAITLATGRMGETWPNPAVGCVIVKDGRVIAQAATAPGGRPHAEEQAVPAAGADVVGSTVYVTLEPCGARSSGRKSCAHFLTEAGVARVVIACMDPSPFAAGRGTERLRAQGLTVETGLMCEEGAALCEGFLHRLETGRPMVRISEDGAGFDGRFVASPKADLVTELKRLGEAGYTRLWTGPGELAEALQAQGLLTV, encoded by the coding sequence ATGAGCTGGAGCGAAGCCGACCAGGCCTTTATGGCCCAGGCGATCACCCTGGCGACCGGCCGGATGGGCGAGACCTGGCCCAACCCGGCGGTCGGCTGCGTCATCGTCAAGGACGGCCGGGTCATCGCCCAGGCCGCCACCGCGCCGGGCGGTCGTCCCCATGCCGAGGAGCAGGCCGTGCCGGCCGCCGGCGCGGATGTCGTGGGCTCGACCGTCTATGTCACGCTGGAACCCTGCGGCGCGCGGTCGTCGGGCCGCAAGTCCTGCGCCCACTTCCTGACCGAGGCGGGCGTGGCGCGGGTCGTGATCGCCTGTATGGACCCGTCGCCGTTCGCGGCCGGACGCGGCACCGAGCGGCTGCGCGCGCAAGGGCTCACGGTCGAGACCGGCCTGATGTGCGAAGAGGGCGCGGCCCTATGCGAAGGCTTCCTGCACCGACTGGAAACCGGCCGCCCGATGGTGCGCATCAGCGAAGACGGCGCCGGGTTCGACGGCCGGTTCGTCGCCTCGCCCAAGGCCGATCTGGTCACCGAGCTGAAACGTCTGGGCGAAGCGGGCTACACGCGCCTGTGGACCGGGCCGGGCGAGCTGGCCGAGGCCCTTCAGGCCCAGGGGCTGCTGACCGTCTGA